One segment of Candidatus Ozemobacteraceae bacterium DNA contains the following:
- the cutA gene encoding divalent-cation tolerance protein CutA, whose translation MDKRLILVTVPNRDVAERITSALLSERLVACVSIVPGIESHYIWEGRTETSTELLLMMKTRIDLFDAVRDRVVSLHPYQVPEIVALPIDRGSLPYLQWIDDVVGPPRGDR comes from the coding sequence ATGGACAAGAGACTGATTCTGGTTACCGTTCCGAACCGCGACGTCGCCGAACGCATCACGAGCGCCCTGCTTTCCGAGCGGCTCGTGGCCTGCGTCAGCATCGTTCCCGGCATCGAGTCGCACTACATCTGGGAAGGCCGCACCGAGACGAGCACCGAGCTGCTGCTGATGATGAAGACCCGCATCGACCTGTTCGACGCTGTCCGCGACAGGGTCGTTTCCCTGCACCCCTACCAGGTGCCCGAGATCGTCGCCCTTCCGATCGACCGCGGCTCGCTCCCGTATCTCCAGTGGATCGACGACGTCGTCGGTCCGCCGCGGGGCGATCGCTGA